A genome region from Coffea arabica cultivar ET-39 chromosome 7e, Coffea Arabica ET-39 HiFi, whole genome shotgun sequence includes the following:
- the LOC113700515 gene encoding uncharacterized protein isoform X2, with translation MERFFKPKRVRSGESSNEPNISEPVQNQSCVELNLNDIVSDPGLRKSVEKFDISLRDHVRREYLTRGPCQPIGHMYPKTSFGQQHRSFQDIWYQKFVWLEYSISKDAAFCFWCFLFKTQNKGGRYAEDAFTKTGFNNWKKAMERFNEHIGAVNSCHNDARIQFESFQDQRHSVSNVLRSCGREIDIAYRTRLTAALDVTRFLLKQGLAFRGNDESTSSSNRGNFLELFDWYSQRNTEIFEVVNQNAPANNQLTSPMIQKDLAHACASEITSVIINDIGDNYFSLIVDESRDSSVKEQMGVVLRYVNKEGRVIERFLAIVHVSDTTSLCLKDAIDSLFAQHGLSLSKLRGQGYDGASNMRDFREEGWQIILDEVNNFCELNMIPVIDMEDSIAIRGNARRSRRGQTITNFHHYRVEIFCEVVDLIIQEMNNRFSEVSTELLSCIACLDPKSSFSQFNVQKLLRLADLYPEHFSSNDYLYLESQLRNYIYNVQRDPQFSEVGDLGSLAQQMVKTGKNTVFPFVYRLIQLALVLPVATASVERVFSAMNIVKTDLRNKMGDEWMNDCLVVYIEKDIFATIENEQILQRFQRMKTRRMQLPPLRYSSATTTNTSSVNQ, from the exons ATGGAGAGATTCTTTAAACCTAAACGAGTCCGTAGTGGTGAATCTTCAAATGAGCCTAATATTAGTGAACCAGTTCAAAATCAATCTTGTGTGGAATTGAATTTAAATGATATTGTTAGTGATCCGGGATTACGAAAATCAGTTGAGAAATTTGATATTTCTCTTCGAGACCATGTCCGAAGAGAGTATTTGACTAGGGGACCTTGCCAACCGATTGGCCATATGTATCCAAAAACATCATTTGGTCAACAACATAGAAGTTTCCAAGATATTTGGTATCAAAAGTTTGTATGGTTAGAGTATAGCATATCGAAAGATGCGGCGTTTTGCTTTTGGTGCTTTCTtttcaaaacacaaaataaggGAGGTCGATATGCAGAGGATGCCTTTACAAAAACGGGATTCAATAATTGGAAAAAGGCAATGGAAAGATTTAATGAACATATTGGAGCTGTGAATAGTTGCCATAATGATGCTAGAATACAGTTTGAAAGTTTTCAAGATCAAAGGCATAGTGTGTCAAATGTGCTACGATCTTGTGGGCGCGAAATAGATATTGCATATCGCACCCGTTTAACTGCTGCTCTGGATGTGACCCGCTTTCTTTTGAAGCAAGGATTGGCTTTTCGTGGAAATGATGAGTCAACTAGTTCTTCAAATAGAGgcaattttcttgaattgtttgATTGGTATAGCCAGCGAAATACTGAGATTTTTGAGGTTGTAAATCAAAATGCTCCTGCAAATAATCAACTAACTTCTCCAATGATTCAAAAAGATCTGGCACATGCTTGTGCCTCAGAGATCACAAGTGTTATAATCAATGATATTGGAGACAATTATTTTTCCCTAATAGTTGATGAGTCTCGAGACAGTTCAGTGAAAGAGCAAATGGGAGTTGTTTTGAGATATGTGAACAAAGAAGGGCGTGTGATTGAACGTTTCCTTGCAATTGTACATGTGTCTGACACCACATCTCTTTGTTTGAAAGATGCAATTGATTCTTTATTCGCGCAACACGGATTATCATTATCCAAATTGAGAGGTCAAGGATATGATGGAGCTTCAAATATGCGAG ACTTTAGGGAAGAGGGATGGCAAATAATTTTAGATGAAGTCAacaatttttgtgagttgaatatGATTCCCGTGATTGATATGGAAGACAGTATAGCAATCCGTGGCAATGCCAGGCGCAGTCGCAGAGGTCAAACCATCACTAATTTTCATCATTATCGCGTGGAAATTTTTTGTGAG GTTGTTGATTTAATTATACAAGAGATGAATAATCGTTTCTCGGAAGTTAGCACGGAATTGCTTAGTTGCATAGCATGTCTTGATCCAAAAAGTTCTTTCTCTCAATTCAATGTGCAGAAACTACTCCGTCTTGCTGATTTATATCCTGAACACTTCTCAAGTAACGATTATTTATATCTTGAGTCTCAACTTcgaaattatatttataatgtGCAACGCGATCCTCAATTTTCAGAAGTTGGAGATTTGGGAAGTCTTGCTCAACAAATGGTTAAAACTGGTAAAAATACAGTTTTTCCATTTGTTTATCGTCTGATCCAGTTGGCATTAGTTCTACCAGTTGCGACTGCTTCTGTTGAAAGAGTATTTTCTGCAATGAATATTGTCAAGACTGATTTGCGCAACAAAATGGGAGACGAGTGGATGAATGACTGTCTGGTTGTATACATCGAGAAGGATATTTTTGCAACAATTGAAAATGAGCAAATATTGCAACGTTTTCAACGGATGAAGACTCGCAGAATGCAATTGCCTCCTCTTCGTTATTCGAGTGCAACAACTACCAATACTTCAAGTGTTAATCAATAA
- the LOC113699008 gene encoding 8-hydroxygeraniol dehydrogenase-like isoform X2, whose product MGALGASCRNCEMCCQDLEAYCSEKVFTHGSIDKHGEPTQGGFCDLMVADEHFLFCWPENLPMDAGAPLLCAGITTYSSMRYFGLDKPGIHVGIVGLGGLGHLAVKFAKAFGAKVTVISTSASKRQEAITKLGADAFLVSSNPEQMQAAASTMDGILDTVSANHPIVHLINLVKPLGKFILLGLPEKPPELPIFPIIMGKEKDNCW is encoded by the exons ATGGGTGCCCTAGGCGCATCATGTCGCAACTGTGAAATGTGTTGCCAAGATCTTGAAGCTTACTGCTCAGAGAAAGTATTCACACATGGCTCAATTGACAAGCATGGAGAACCCACACAAGGTGGCTTCTGTGATCTCATGGTAGCTGATGAGCACTTCCTTTTTTGTTGGCCTGAGAATTTGCCTATGGATGCTGGCGCACCCCTCCTATGTGCTGGGATTACTACTTATAGCTCCATGAGGTATTTTGGACTTGATAAACCTGGTATCCATGTTGGCATAGTTGGCCTCGGTGGGCTCGGCCACTTAGCTGTGAAATTTGCCAAGGCTTTTGGTGCAAAGGTGACTGTTATCAGCACATCTGCTAGTAAACGACAGGAAGCTATAACAAAACTTGGTGCAGATGCATTCCTGGTCAGCAGTAACCCTGAGCAGATGCAG GCTGCAGCTAGTACTATGGATGGTATTCTTGATACAGTTTCTGCAAATCACCCAATTGTCCATTTAATCAATTTAGTGAAGCCTCTAGGGAAGTTTATACTGCTTGGTTTACCTGAAAAGCCACCTGAGCTGCCGATATTTCCCATTATAATGGGCAA GGAGAAAGACAATTGCTGGTAG
- the LOC113700515 gene encoding uncharacterized protein isoform X1 translates to MERFFKPKRVRSGESSNEPNISEPVQNQSCVELNLNDIVSDPGLRKSVEKFDISLRDHVRREYLTRGPCQPIGHMYPKTSFGQQHRSFQDIWYQKFVWLEYSISKDAAFCFWCFLFKTQNKGGRYAEDAFTKTGFNNWKKAMERFNEHIGAVNSCHNDARIQFESFQDQRHSVSNVLRSCGREIDIAYRTRLTAALDVTRFLLKQGLAFRGNDESTSSSNRGNFLELFDWYSQRNTEIFEVVNQNAPANNQLTSPMIQKDLAHACASEITSVIINDIGDNYFSLIVDESRDSSVKEQMGVVLRYVNKEGRVIERFLAIVHVSDTTSLCLKDAIDSLFAQHGLSLSKLRGQGYDGASNMRGEFNGLKALILQENPYAMYIHCFAHQLQLVIVAVAKGNIIISEFFVYVSMIVNLTGVSCKRRDQLRQIEHDKIVALLDSGDIISGKGKNQETSLARPGDTRWGSHYLTLLRLSSMWASVIGILGNIQDDASTSDNRGMARGLIDRMNDYEFVFALHLMKYLLGITNDLSLVLQQRDQNIVQAMSLIDTMKSQLQDFREEGWQIILDEVNNFCELNMIPVIDMEDSIAIRGNARRSRRGQTITNFHHYRVEIFCEVVDLIIQEMNNRFSEVSTELLSCIACLDPKSSFSQFNVQKLLRLADLYPEHFSSNDYLYLESQLRNYIYNVQRDPQFSEVGDLGSLAQQMVKTGKNTVFPFVYRLIQLALVLPVATASVERVFSAMNIVKTDLRNKMGDEWMNDCLVVYIEKDIFATIENEQILQRFQRMKTRRMQLPPLRYSSATTTNTSSVNQ, encoded by the exons ATGGAGAGATTCTTTAAACCTAAACGAGTCCGTAGTGGTGAATCTTCAAATGAGCCTAATATTAGTGAACCAGTTCAAAATCAATCTTGTGTGGAATTGAATTTAAATGATATTGTTAGTGATCCGGGATTACGAAAATCAGTTGAGAAATTTGATATTTCTCTTCGAGACCATGTCCGAAGAGAGTATTTGACTAGGGGACCTTGCCAACCGATTGGCCATATGTATCCAAAAACATCATTTGGTCAACAACATAGAAGTTTCCAAGATATTTGGTATCAAAAGTTTGTATGGTTAGAGTATAGCATATCGAAAGATGCGGCGTTTTGCTTTTGGTGCTTTCTtttcaaaacacaaaataaggGAGGTCGATATGCAGAGGATGCCTTTACAAAAACGGGATTCAATAATTGGAAAAAGGCAATGGAAAGATTTAATGAACATATTGGAGCTGTGAATAGTTGCCATAATGATGCTAGAATACAGTTTGAAAGTTTTCAAGATCAAAGGCATAGTGTGTCAAATGTGCTACGATCTTGTGGGCGCGAAATAGATATTGCATATCGCACCCGTTTAACTGCTGCTCTGGATGTGACCCGCTTTCTTTTGAAGCAAGGATTGGCTTTTCGTGGAAATGATGAGTCAACTAGTTCTTCAAATAGAGgcaattttcttgaattgtttgATTGGTATAGCCAGCGAAATACTGAGATTTTTGAGGTTGTAAATCAAAATGCTCCTGCAAATAATCAACTAACTTCTCCAATGATTCAAAAAGATCTGGCACATGCTTGTGCCTCAGAGATCACAAGTGTTATAATCAATGATATTGGAGACAATTATTTTTCCCTAATAGTTGATGAGTCTCGAGACAGTTCAGTGAAAGAGCAAATGGGAGTTGTTTTGAGATATGTGAACAAAGAAGGGCGTGTGATTGAACGTTTCCTTGCAATTGTACATGTGTCTGACACCACATCTCTTTGTTTGAAAGATGCAATTGATTCTTTATTCGCGCAACACGGATTATCATTATCCAAATTGAGAGGTCAAGGATATGATGGAGCTTCAAATATGCGAGGTGAGTTCAATGGTTTGAAGGCCCTTATATTACAAGAAAATCCCTATGCGATGTATATTCACTGTTTTGCTCACCAACTCCAGTTAGTTATTGTTGCTGTTGCTAAGGGAAATATCATTATCAGTGAATTCTTTGTCTATGTCTCTATGATTGTCAATTTAACTGGAGTATCATGTAAAAGGAGAGATCAATTAAGACAAATAGAACATGATAAGATTGTTGCACTTTTAGACAGTGGAGATATTATTAGTGGAAAAggcaaaaatcaagaaactagTTTAGCAAGACCAGGGGATACTCGTTGGGGATCACACTATCTAACATTACTTCGTCTATCCTCTATGTGGGCTTCGGTGATTGGAATATTGGGAAATATACAAGATGATGCCTCCACTTCTGACAATAGAGGTATGGCCAGGGGTTTGATTGATAGAATGAATGATTATGAGTTTGTTTTTGCATTGCACCTGATGAAGTATTTATTGGGAATCACAAATGACTTGTCACTTGTTTTGCAACAAAGGGATCAAAATATTGTCCAAGCCATGAGTTTGATTGATACTATGAAATCTCAATTGCAAGACTTTAGGGAAGAGGGATGGCAAATAATTTTAGATGAAGTCAacaatttttgtgagttgaatatGATTCCCGTGATTGATATGGAAGACAGTATAGCAATCCGTGGCAATGCCAGGCGCAGTCGCAGAGGTCAAACCATCACTAATTTTCATCATTATCGCGTGGAAATTTTTTGTGAG GTTGTTGATTTAATTATACAAGAGATGAATAATCGTTTCTCGGAAGTTAGCACGGAATTGCTTAGTTGCATAGCATGTCTTGATCCAAAAAGTTCTTTCTCTCAATTCAATGTGCAGAAACTACTCCGTCTTGCTGATTTATATCCTGAACACTTCTCAAGTAACGATTATTTATATCTTGAGTCTCAACTTcgaaattatatttataatgtGCAACGCGATCCTCAATTTTCAGAAGTTGGAGATTTGGGAAGTCTTGCTCAACAAATGGTTAAAACTGGTAAAAATACAGTTTTTCCATTTGTTTATCGTCTGATCCAGTTGGCATTAGTTCTACCAGTTGCGACTGCTTCTGTTGAAAGAGTATTTTCTGCAATGAATATTGTCAAGACTGATTTGCGCAACAAAATGGGAGACGAGTGGATGAATGACTGTCTGGTTGTATACATCGAGAAGGATATTTTTGCAACAATTGAAAATGAGCAAATATTGCAACGTTTTCAACGGATGAAGACTCGCAGAATGCAATTGCCTCCTCTTCGTTATTCGAGTGCAACAACTACCAATACTTCAAGTGTTAATCAATAA
- the LOC113699009 gene encoding 8-hydroxygeraniol dehydrogenase-like codes for MAKSPETQYPVQVIGWAAHDSSGHLSPFKFSRRATGEHDVQFRVLYCGICHSDLSMAKNEWGWTVYPNVPGHEIVGVVTEVGNKVEKFKVGDKVGVGALLASCRNCDMCAQDLEVYCAQKIFSTGAIDTDGNPTHGGFCDLMVADEHYVIRWPENLPMDAGAPLLCAGITTYSPLRYFGLDKPGIHVGIVGLGGLGHLAVKIAKAFGAKVTVISTSASKKQEAIQKLGADAFLVSSDPEQMQAAVSTMDGILDTVSANHPIVHLLNLLKPQGKFIMLGISEKPPELPTIPVIMGRKTIAGSAIGGMKETQEMVDFAAKHNILADIEIIPIDYANTAMERLKKADVKYRFVIDIGNSLKSA; via the exons ATGGCAAAGTCACCAGAAACGCAGTACCCAGTGCAGGTCATTGGATGGGCTGCACATGACTCCTCTGGGCATCTCTCTCCATTCAAGTTTTCGAGAAG GGCCACGGGCGAGCATGATGTGCAGTTTAGAGTGTTGTACTGTGGGATCTGTCACTCGGATCTTTCTATGGCCAAGAATGAATGGGGCTGGACCGTGTACCCTAATGTACCAGG CCATGAAATTGTGGGTGTGGTAACTGAGGTTGGCAACAAGGTGGAGAAATTTAAGGTTGGTGACAAAGTAGGCGTGGGCGCCCTACTAGCATCATGTCGCAACTGCGACATGTGTGCCCAAGATCTTGAAGTTTACTGCGCACAAAAGATATTCTCTACCGGCGCAATTGACACGGATGGAAACCCCACACACGGTGGCTTCTGCGATCTCATGGTAGCTGACGAGCACTATGTTATCCGGTGGCCTGAGAATTTGCCTATGGATGCTGGTGCACCACTCCTGTGTGCTGGGATCACTACCTATAGCCCCTTGAGATACTTTGGACTTGATAAACCTGGAATCCATGTTGGCATTGTTGGCCTTGGTGGGCTTGGCCATTTAGCTGTGAAAATTGCCAAGGCTTTTGGTGCAAAGGTGACTGTCATCAGCACATCCGCTAGCAAAAAGCAGGAAGCTATACAAAAACTTGGTGCAGATGCATTCTTGGTCAGCAGTGACCCTGAGCAGATGCAG GCTGCAGTTAGCACTATGGATGGAATTCTTGATACTGTTTCAGCAAATCACCCGATTGTCCATTTACTCAATTTATTGAAGCCTCAAGGGAAGTTTATAATGCTTGGTATATCTGAAAAGCCACCCGAGCTGCCTACAATTCCTGTCATAATGG GGAGAAAGACTATTGCCGGGAGTGCCATTGGAGGCATGAAGGAAACCCAAGAAATGGTCGATTTTGCAGCGAAGCACAACATATTAGCAGATATAGAGATCATCCCAATCGACTATGCCAACACTGCAATGGAACGCCTCAAGAAAGCCGATGTCAAGTATCGATTTGTGATCGACATTGGCAATTCACTGAAATCTGCCTAA
- the LOC113699008 gene encoding 8-hydroxygeraniol dehydrogenase-like isoform X1, which produces MGALGASCRNCEMCCQDLEAYCSEKVFTHGSIDKHGEPTQGGFCDLMVADEHFLFCWPENLPMDAGAPLLCAGITTYSSMRYFGLDKPGIHVGIVGLGGLGHLAVKFAKAFGAKVTVISTSASKRQEAITKLGADAFLVSSNPEQMQAAASTMDGILDTVSANHPIVHLINLVKPLGKFILLGLPEKPPELPIFPIIMGRKTIAGSANGGLEEIQQMINFAAEHNIFAEVEVIPIDYVNTAMERLKKGDIKYRFVIDIGNSLKSA; this is translated from the exons ATGGGTGCCCTAGGCGCATCATGTCGCAACTGTGAAATGTGTTGCCAAGATCTTGAAGCTTACTGCTCAGAGAAAGTATTCACACATGGCTCAATTGACAAGCATGGAGAACCCACACAAGGTGGCTTCTGTGATCTCATGGTAGCTGATGAGCACTTCCTTTTTTGTTGGCCTGAGAATTTGCCTATGGATGCTGGCGCACCCCTCCTATGTGCTGGGATTACTACTTATAGCTCCATGAGGTATTTTGGACTTGATAAACCTGGTATCCATGTTGGCATAGTTGGCCTCGGTGGGCTCGGCCACTTAGCTGTGAAATTTGCCAAGGCTTTTGGTGCAAAGGTGACTGTTATCAGCACATCTGCTAGTAAACGACAGGAAGCTATAACAAAACTTGGTGCAGATGCATTCCTGGTCAGCAGTAACCCTGAGCAGATGCAG GCTGCAGCTAGTACTATGGATGGTATTCTTGATACAGTTTCTGCAAATCACCCAATTGTCCATTTAATCAATTTAGTGAAGCCTCTAGGGAAGTTTATACTGCTTGGTTTACCTGAAAAGCCACCTGAGCTGCCGATATTTCCCATTATAATGG GGAGAAAGACAATTGCTGGTAGTGCCAATGGAGGCCTAGAAGAAATTCAACAGATGATCAATTTTGCAGCAGAGCACAATATATTTGCAGAAGTCGAGGTTATCCCGATAGACTATGTCAACACAGCAATGGAGCGACTTAAAAAAGGTGATATCAAATATCGATTTGTCATCGACATTGGGAATTCATTGAAATCAGCTTAA